The following proteins are co-located in the Burkholderiales bacterium genome:
- the rlmB gene encoding 23S rRNA (guanosine(2251)-2'-O)-methyltransferase RlmB: MTDRATLCGFHALSARLRQNPDSVREIYHDEHRRDARMRALLAAAEDRKIRLIAIDSARLDGMAGHARHQGIVARIDPSKSFIALEDVLDTLTTPALLLVLDGVQDPRNLGACLRVADAMGVDAVIAPKDRAVGVNATVAKAACGAAESVPFIAVTNLARSLRAVRERGIRVVGATEDAANELGGIPLQGAIAWVLGSEDEGLRRLTRENCDELARIPMLGTVESLNVSVAAGICLFETVRQRGAIV; encoded by the coding sequence ATGACGGATCGCGCAACGCTGTGCGGATTTCACGCGCTCAGCGCGCGGCTGCGGCAGAATCCGGACAGCGTGCGCGAGATCTATCACGATGAGCATCGCCGCGACGCGCGCATGCGCGCGCTGCTTGCCGCCGCGGAAGATCGCAAGATTCGCCTGATCGCCATCGATTCAGCGCGGCTCGACGGCATGGCCGGCCACGCGCGTCACCAGGGCATCGTGGCGCGCATCGATCCCTCGAAAAGCTTCATCGCACTCGAGGACGTACTCGATACGCTGACGACGCCGGCCTTGCTGCTGGTGCTCGACGGCGTACAGGATCCGCGCAATCTGGGCGCGTGCCTGCGCGTCGCCGACGCGATGGGAGTAGACGCGGTGATTGCGCCGAAAGATCGCGCCGTCGGCGTCAACGCGACCGTCGCCAAAGCCGCTTGCGGCGCGGCCGAATCGGTTCCCTTTATCGCCGTGACCAATCTCGCGCGCAGCCTGCGCGCGGTGCGCGAGCGCGGCATTCGGGTTGTCGGCGCCACCGAGGACGCCGCGAACGAACTTGGCGGAATCCCGCTGCAGGGCGCTATCGCGTGGGTGCTCGGCTCTGAAGACGAAGGGCTGCGCCGCCTTACGCGCGAGAATTGCGATGAACTGGCGCGCATTCCGATGCTGGGCACGGTCGAGAGCCTGAACGTTTCAGTCGCCGCCGGCATCTGTTTGTTCGAGACAGTGCGCCAGCGCGGCGCGATTGTTTGA
- the rpsF gene encoding 30S ribosomal protein S6 has protein sequence MRHYEIVFIVHPDQSEQVPAMAERYRTMVTSRGGTIHRMEDWGRRQMTYPIQKVHKAHYVLMNIECDQATLDEIETAFKFNDAVLRHLTVKMKEAVTTASAMMKDEKSRSMQPGQESQTPRAGDDAVGKPAAPIANETAAEPAAS, from the coding sequence ATGCGCCATTACGAAATCGTATTCATAGTTCATCCCGACCAGAGCGAGCAGGTGCCGGCGATGGCCGAGCGCTATCGCACCATGGTCACCAGCCGCGGCGGCACTATCCATCGCATGGAAGACTGGGGCCGGCGGCAAATGACTTACCCGATCCAGAAAGTCCACAAAGCCCATTACGTGCTCATGAATATCGAGTGCGACCAGGCTACGCTCGACGAAATCGAAACCGCTTTCAAATTCAACGATGCGGTGCTGCGCCATTTGACAGTTAAGATGAAGGAAGCGGTGACGACGGCGTCGGCTATGATGAAAGACGAAAAGTCGAGATCGATGCAGCCCGGTCAGGAATCGCAAACGCCGCGGGCCGGCGATGACGCTGTCGGGAAACCGGCTGCGCCGATCGCTAACGAGACCGCGGCCGAACCCGCCGCAAGCTGA
- the dnaB gene encoding replicative DNA helicase, producing MIQAVPLPRSASSDPQFDAIKTPPHSEDAEQSLLGGLLLDNGAWDKIADLVSAADFYRGDHRLIFSHVCKLIERSHPADPITVAESLDSNKELQGIGGLEYLGALAKNTPGSANIRRYAEIVRERAVMRKLAEVGVDITESAYNAMGRSAGELLDAAESKVFEIAEAGSRGRHGFVEIQPLLTQVVERIDMLYARDNPSDITGVPTGFTDLDSMTSGLQPGELIIVAGRPSMGKTAFALNIAEHVALAAGLPVGVFSMEMGGTQLVMRLLGSVGRLDQHKVRTGRLLDDDWRKLTHALEKLNDAPIQIDETAALNALELRARARRLHRQYGKLGLIVVDYLQLMSASSQGENRATEISQISRSLKALAKELDVPVIALSQLNRSVEQRPNKRPMMSDLRESGAIEQDADLILFIYRDEVYNPDTQEKGIAEILISKQRNGPIGEVKLTFIPEFTRFENYASSGRY from the coding sequence ATGATTCAAGCTGTTCCGCTGCCGCGCAGCGCATCGTCCGATCCCCAGTTCGACGCGATCAAAACGCCGCCGCATTCGGAGGACGCCGAGCAGTCGCTGCTGGGCGGTTTGCTGCTCGATAACGGCGCCTGGGACAAGATTGCCGATCTGGTTTCGGCGGCGGATTTCTACCGCGGCGATCATCGGCTGATTTTTTCGCATGTCTGCAAGCTGATCGAGCGCAGTCATCCGGCCGACCCGATCACGGTCGCCGAAAGCCTCGACAGCAACAAGGAATTGCAAGGCATTGGCGGGCTCGAATACCTAGGCGCGCTGGCCAAAAACACGCCGGGCTCCGCCAATATCCGTCGTTACGCCGAAATTGTGCGCGAGCGAGCGGTGATGCGAAAACTGGCGGAAGTCGGCGTCGATATTACCGAATCGGCGTACAACGCGATGGGCCGTTCGGCCGGCGAACTGCTCGATGCGGCTGAATCCAAAGTTTTCGAGATCGCCGAGGCCGGCTCGCGCGGCCGCCACGGCTTCGTCGAAATCCAACCGCTTCTGACGCAGGTCGTCGAGCGCATCGATATGCTGTACGCGCGCGACAATCCCTCCGACATCACGGGCGTGCCGACCGGCTTTACCGATCTCGATTCGATGACATCCGGCCTGCAGCCGGGCGAACTCATCATCGTTGCCGGCCGTCCCAGCATGGGCAAGACGGCGTTCGCGCTGAACATCGCCGAGCACGTAGCGCTCGCGGCCGGATTGCCGGTCGGCGTGTTCAGCATGGAGATGGGCGGCACCCAGCTCGTCATGCGCCTGCTCGGTTCGGTCGGCCGCCTCGATCAGCACAAGGTGCGCACCGGGCGGCTCTTGGACGACGATTGGCGCAAGCTCACGCACGCGCTCGAAAAGCTCAACGACGCGCCGATCCAGATAGACGAAACCGCGGCGCTCAACGCGCTCGAATTGCGCGCCCGCGCCCGCAGACTGCACCGGCAATACGGCAAGCTCGGTCTCATCGTCGTCGATTATTTACAGTTGATGTCGGCCAGCTCGCAGGGGGAAAACCGCGCAACCGAAATTTCGCAGATTTCTCGTTCGCTGAAAGCGCTGGCCAAGGAACTCGATGTGCCGGTGATCGCGCTGTCGCAATTGAACCGCAGCGTCGAGCAGCGCCCGAACAAGCGGCCGATGATGTCGGATCTGCGCGAATCCGGCGCCATCGAGCAGGACGCCGATCTGATCCTTTTCATCTACCGCGACGAAGTCTACAACCCCGACACGCAGGAAAAAGGCATCGCCGAAATCCTGATCAGCAAGCAACGCAACGGCCCAATCGGAGAGGTCAAGCTGACGTTCATCCCCGAGTTCACGCGCTTCGAAAATTACGCGAGCAGCGGAAGATATTAG
- a CDS encoding 50S ribosomal protein L9 → MQVILMERISSLGQLGDIVKVRDGYARNFLIPQGKARRASEANIAEVQSKRAELEKAQNQALASAQERAAKIDGLMVQITQKAGADGRLFGSVTNADIVTALEAQGFEIERGQIRLPSGPLKQIGDHAVPIVLQADVSATITVSVLGES, encoded by the coding sequence ATGCAGGTTATTTTGATGGAGCGCATCAGCAGTCTCGGCCAACTCGGCGACATCGTAAAGGTGCGCGATGGCTACGCGCGCAATTTTCTGATTCCACAGGGCAAGGCGCGGCGCGCAAGCGAAGCGAATATTGCCGAAGTACAGAGCAAACGCGCCGAACTCGAGAAAGCGCAGAACCAGGCGTTGGCGTCAGCGCAGGAACGCGCCGCCAAAATCGACGGCCTGATGGTGCAGATCACGCAGAAAGCCGGCGCCGACGGCAGGCTGTTCGGTTCGGTCACCAATGCCGACATCGTGACAGCCCTGGAGGCGCAGGGATTCGAAATCGAGCGGGGACAGATCCGCTTGCCGAGTGGTCCCTTGAAGCAGATCGGCGATCACGCCGTGCCGATCGTACTGCAGGCCGACGTAAGCGCCACGATCACGGTATCGGTGCTCGGCGAAAGCTGA
- a CDS encoding 30S ribosomal protein S18: MPRMAAKRKDANNANRPLFRRRKYCRFTNEGIKEVDYKDIEILKDFINENGKIIPARITGTKSRFQRQLGTAIKRARFLALLHYTDLH, from the coding sequence ATGCCACGCATGGCTGCCAAACGCAAAGATGCCAACAACGCCAACCGGCCGCTGTTTCGCCGCCGCAAGTATTGCCGCTTCACCAATGAAGGAATCAAGGAAGTCGATTACAAGGACATCGAAATCTTGAAAGATTTCATCAACGAGAACGGCAAAATCATTCCGGCGCGCATCACCGGCACCAAGTCGCGTTTCCAGCGCCAACTCGGCACCGCGATCAAGCGGGCGCGCTTCCTGGCGCTGCTGCATTACACGGATTTGCACTAA
- the priB gene encoding primosomal replication protein N, with product MSGKLIGADALRHTPAGVALINRRLRHVSDQMEAGVARRVECEIEVIALADQAMRLSTVGDGQAVRLSGFLANRSRTSAHIVLHVNAIDPE from the coding sequence ATGAGCGGAAAACTGATCGGCGCCGATGCATTGCGCCACACGCCGGCTGGTGTAGCGCTCATCAACCGCCGGCTGCGGCACGTTTCGGATCAGATGGAAGCCGGCGTTGCGCGCCGCGTCGAGTGCGAAATCGAAGTGATCGCACTGGCCGACCAGGCGATGCGGTTGTCGACGGTTGGCGACGGCCAGGCGGTCCGTCTGAGCGGCTTTCTCGCCAATCGCAGCCGCACAAGTGCGCACATTGTGTTGCACGTCAATGCAATCGATCCTGAATAA